Part of the Tolypothrix sp. PCC 7910 genome, TGGAGCGCCATTGGTTTATTGTTAGGTAGCTTTTACGGCCCATCTTTAGGTGTGACAGTTGTGGGGCTATTGTTAGGAGTGCTACCAATTGGCATGGAAGTGAGTAAAATTGTCCTAGTTTCTGGTGCTGCGGGGGGAATAGTAGGCAGTTTAATGGCCAAACGGCTGCGATCGCGTGAGGAACTGGCATTATTAGGACTGGCTATTGCCACAACCCAGGGAGGAATTTACTTAATTCTCTTACTTATAGGAAGTCCAGCTTCTTGGTACCTGATCCTTAAAGATGCAGGGTTATTTGCTTTATCAGGCTTAGCGTGGAGTATTGTAGCTTTAGGCTTGAGTCCTTATTTAGAAAAACTATTTGATTTAGTCACCCCTATTCGATTAGCAGAATTAGCGAATCCTAACCGCCCCTTATTAAAGCGACTAGCAACAGAAGCGCCCGGAACCTTTCAACATACGTTATTTGTAGCCACATTGGCGGAAGCCGCAGCTAAGCACCTCAAATGCGATGTGGAACTAGTCCGCGCCGGTACACTTTACCACGACATCGGTAAAATGCACGACCCCTCTGGTTTTATCGAAAACCAAATGGGAGGGCCGAATAAACATGAAACAGAAATTAAAGACCCTTGGAAGAGTGCAGAGATTATTAAAAAGCACGTTAGTGAAGGGTTAGTGATGGCGCAAGAACATCTTTTACCCACCGCAATTCAAGCTTTCATTCCAGAACATCAGGGAACCATGCTGATTGCTTATTTCCATCACCAAGCGCAGCAAATGGCGAAAGAAAATCCCAGTATTCAAGTAGACGACGCTGATTTTCGCTACGATGGCCCAATTCCCCAATCACGGGAAACAGCAATTGTTATGTTGGCTGATTCTTGTGAAGCCGCATTGCGATCGCTCAAAGATGCAACACCAGAACAAGCTTTAAATATGCTGAATAATATCTTGCGGGCGAGATGGCAAGACAATCAACTAGTAGATTCTGGACTCACACGCGAAGAAGTTTCTGAGATCGCCCAAATATTTGTAGAAGTTTGGCAACAATTCCACCACAAACGGATTGCTTATCCTAAATTTAAGACAAACAACGAGAAAATAGCTAAGGGATAGGGTAATGGGTAATGGGTAATGGGTAATTGCTATTCTCCCTTTGTCCCCTTGTCCCCTCATCTCCCTCATCTCCTTCATTCCCTCCGCACGCCTGCCAAAATCAAATTAACCGCTTGCTCGGTATACTGTTCAATTATTTCTGGACTCAGTAGTTGTAAATCAGGTCTAACATGCTTGAGGTTTTCGTGGGCGTTGAAGTAGAAAGTGCAAACTCCTGCAATTTGCAGGGTGACAAGAAATGGATCTATTTGGCGAAAACAACCTGCTGCCATTCCGCGCTCTAAAATTTTGATTAAGTAGCCGAAGTTATCTTGCCAATTTCCCAATTTAAAATATTTTCCCTGGTTTTGGTTCGCTTCTTGAAACCACAGCATTCCGCGTTGTGGGTGTGCAGTTTCGTAAGCGATCGCTTCTTTGATTACTAGCTTTAATGCTTCCTCTGGTGGTAGGCTATCAAGATTTAATTTTTGAAACCATTCGTGCATTTCTACAGCCGGACGTTGCATTACAGCCTGATATAGCCCTTCCTTACTCTCAAAGTAGTAATAAATCATCGCTGTAGTGACACCTGCACCTTTGGCGATCGCTTCTGTTCGCGCCCCACTCAGCCCATTTCTGGCGAACTCTGCTTCTGCTGCATCTAGAATCTGTTTTTTTGTTACCTCTGCATCCCGCACCTGGCGCGGTTTATTCGATGCTGGTTTTGATTGCGTTGAACGGCCCACGGTTTTTTATCAGAATCACGAAAATCATCTTAACTAAAAAATTGGTTAGTAGTTGACAGGAGAGATGAGATTTATTACATTACTCTTAATTAACTAAATTTTTAGTTAATTGTTTTATGCAGACATCTTTAATAAAAGTTTGCCGACAAGATAGTCGGTAAATTAGCTTTATTCATTTAATTTTGGCTGAGATATAAAATCTATCTTTCGCCAACAGATAGCTATTGGCAAATATCCGATAAATCAAAAAAAATCAAATATATTGGAGGAACAATGGAACCAATTCTGCCCGGTGCGCTTTGGTTAATTGCTCATAAATCAATGTTGGGAATTCATCGACCCAATAAAATTACTTTAAATGGTCAAGATTACGTTATTTGGCAAAATGTGAAAGGTGAAGTCTTTGCCCTGAATAATGTTTGTCCCCATATGCAAGCACCTTTATCAAATGGCTGGGTGTGTCAAGAAAGAGATACTATTGTTTGCCCTTTTCATGCACTAGAATTTGACGGTAAAGGTAGACTCTGTCAAATTGATAAAAAGGATACCCAACCAATTAGTAAACCATTAGAGGTAATTGTTAGTAATGATTGTATCTGGACTTATGGTGGATATGAACCCAGATTACCGATTCCAGATTTACATCAAAAAGTAGTCAATGAATACGAATTCTTAGGTGTGACTGGAGAAAAAATTATTAAAGGTGATTTTCTTAGTAACTTAATGGTTAATTATGACTATAATCACCAAAATGGCACACACAAAGACTTGTTTAAAATTACATCTTGTAATGTAACTGCTTTTGAGCCACAAGGCTATTACGCCAAAGTTACACAAAATTTAACTAGAGCAGACAATACTTGGAAAGAAATGCTCCAAAACCCTGTTGTGGGGATATTACCCAAGATTATGCATAATCAACTGGAGTACGCTTTTCCTTCAACTACAGTTTTATTTAGTAAAGCACCTATCGCTGATATTGCTCAATTTCATATTCTTTACCCAGAAACAGAAAAAATTACCAGAACATTTATTTTGATGTATGCAAAATTTATGAATCCGATGATGAAATTGGTGTTTAAAAATTCAGTTTTACAAGCAGCAGCTACAGTCGTAGAACAAGACAGTACAGCAGTAGAGACGCTCTATCCCAGAGAAAAACCCAAAATTAGATTACCTAACGAAGAGATTATGTTTTACGCCGAAAAACTCTACCGAGATTGGTAAATGCTAGGCTAAAGTTAGCAAGATTGCAAGGCAAATTATGAATGACCTAATTCTCGACTTACGCCCTACTATCGAGCTAACTGATGAGCAGTTCTTCCAAATCTGTCAAAATAATCGAGATTTGCGTATTGAACGGACGGCTGAGGGAGAACTGATTATTATGCCACCAACAGGATGGGAAAGCGGAAATCGAAATAGCCGATTGACACAGCGCTTAGGTAATTGGGCTGATGCTGATGGTACGGGGTTAACTTTTGACTCTTCCACAGGTTTTAAACTCCCTAATGGTGCAAATCGTTCTCCTGATGCGTCTTGGGTGAGTCGGGAGAGATTAACAGCCTTAAACCCAGATCCAGCTAAATTCTTACCAATGGCTCCGGATTTTGTAGCAGAATTACGCTCGGCTACAGACAGCCTAGAAACACTGCGGCGAAAAATGCAGGAGTATATTGATAACGGCGTGCGTTTAGGTTGGCTGATTGATCCGCAGAACCAACAGGTAGAAATTTATCGCCCAGAACAGGAAGTTGAGATTCTCAAATCCCCTAATAGCTTATCAGGAGAAGATGTACTACCTGGATTTGTGCTGAATTTAGCCCAGATTTTGACTTAGTAATAGCACTAACTGTAGAGCAAATGTTTGGATGGCTCAAGATGGCAATTTAGCACAGATCGAATTTAAAAATTCCCCAAGCAAAAAGCTGCGCTAAGAATTACCAATTAACCATTACCAATTATTGTTGATTAAACAGCAAAAACAACGTTTGACCTAAACCTACAATTACACCTAAGACACCACCTAAAGTTACAATTGCCTGCAATTCGCTTTTAACAATTCCTTCAATTGCAGCCTCTAAATCAGCAGGAGAAGTTGATTTTACGCGGTCAACAATTACCTGATCGATAGATAGAATGGGAATTACTTGCGCCACAATTGCTTCCAAATCTTTCTCTAAATAGCGCTCTAAAATTAAAGCCAATTCTTGGCTGACAACTTCTAGAGAACTACTAACTACGGGTGATGTACTGAGACGATTGAGCAGCAAAGAGGCAATATTCTCCCAATCTACGGAGTCAGTTAAACCTTGAAGTAAATCGCTACCACTAGTTTGTAAGTAGTGGCGGACGCTTTCTCTGGTAGTTTTACGCAGTTGGCGTACTGTGCCTATGGGTAAGTTTTGCAATGATAAATTTTGCAAGAGTTTTTTGATGCGATCGCGTATTTGCAATTCTTGAATTAATTCTTGCAAACGAGCATTGGTAGCCTCTTTTTCATCTAAACAAAAAGCTCTCAGCCTGGTAAGAGTATTGCGTAAACCAAACAGATTCGCTACTACCCAATAGGTACCGCTTGTCTTTTCCCGAAAGGTTTCGTCAATGGTTTGAATTGTGCGATCGGTTAAAAAATCAACAATTGTCTGTCGCAGAACATCTGGCGGTAGAACTACTTGCAAAAGCCAATCAGCAAGCCTAATTGACTGTTCTTCACTCAGTTGAAATTCTAGGAGTATTTGGTCAAAAATCTGATTGATTTGTACTTCCAAAAAGTCTTCCCGCTGCGCTAATACTTTGAGGAGACGTGGTAAGGATTCACCTAATAAATCCCGCAAAATTCCGCCAACAATTTTAGCACTTTTTTGATTTTTATCCTCAGAATTAATTTGGTCAAGTGCTAGTTTTAACAACCACAAAATTGCTCCTTCTACCCGTTCTGTTTGCAACAGACGGCGAGCCAGATTTTGCAACTCCTCTGGTGTCAAAAGTGACCCCATGATTGTATTAGAAATTTTCAGAGCAAGCCTTTCCTGGTTACGGGGAATTAAACCAGGTGTGAATGGCAATCTTTGCTTACCGATGTAAATCGCTCGGTAGGGACGAAATAACATTTTGATGGCTATATCATTCGTGAAATAGCCGATAATTCCACCTAATATCGGTGGTGATACATAAAGCCACAAATGAGACCAATCCACAGGATTTTGGACTTAGCAATTTTGGGTATTGGATATTGGTTTTTAGATTAAATATTGACTTTTTCAGTAGACCTCAATCCAGAATTGCCAATATAAAATCTAAAGTTTACTGACTACCAGCACTCCCATCATACCGTTCACAATGGGATAGTGTGTGACCGCAGCAAAACCAACTTGATAAGCTAATTCTACCTGTTCTTTGCCAATGGGAAAGCGATCTAAGCTGGGACTGATGTAAGCGTATTCTTCCTTAACACCTAACTGGGTGGCTATGGGGACAACAAGATTATCCAAATACCATTGCTGAAACGATCGCAGCTGGGGATTCTCTGGGCGATGAAAATCTAAAATCGCAGCTTTTGCACCAGGTTTGAGAACACGGTACAACTCTTTGAGGCTGCGGGGAATATCTTTAACATTTCTTAAGCCATACCCCATAGTTGCTGCATCAAATTTGTTGTCCTCAAAGGGTAAATCGAGGACATCAGCTTCAACCCAGGTAATAGGAGGTTGGGGATACTGTTTTTGGGAGCGTTCTTTCGCCATTGCTAACAGGTTAGCGGAAAAATCAACTCCATACACATGACCTGTAGCACCTACACGCCTAGCCAAACCGAAAGCAATATCCCCACTCCCGCAACACAAATCTAGGCAAGTATCTCCAGGTTGCGGGTTGCTCCATTTAATTGTCATTTCCTTCCAAATTCGGTGTTGTCCCAAACTCAACCAATTATTCAACTGGTCATAAATAGGAGCAATACGATCGAAAATAACGCGAATTTCCTGAGTCATTAGTCAAAAGGTCAAGAATTAGAGAGACGCAATTAATCGCGTCTGTAGTCAAGAGGAGCCAGTTACGTGTGGAGGTTCCCTCCGTTGAGTGAACTGGCGTTCAAAAGCCAAGATCTGAACTTGAGACCCTTGACAGTTGACACTTGACTACATTTGTGTTTGATGATAGAAACTGCTCGTCAGAGCGATCGCTACCAATTGTGCTGATAAATTGATTAGCTTTAACTCATCATCTCGCAAAGTGTGTGGTTGTTTCCACTGTAGCGATAATACCCCCATAGCTTTGTTGCGGTAAGTAATGGGAATAATTAAGTGTGCTTGTATACCCGAATTTTGGTAATGAGAAACACTGGATAATTTTGGATCTTTCAATATATTTAGTGAAACTTGAATATTACCAGTAGCGATCGCCTCGTTTGTTAAGGGGTCTTGTGCTAGCCAGTTTTCTACAGTACCGCCTTCACAGTAAGACCCTTGAGTCGCAACTAAAGTATTATTTTCAATCAATTGCAAAATACAAGCATCTGAACCGAAACTTTGACTAAATGCAGTCGCAATAGGTATAAGTATTTCTTCTAAACTATTAGCTGCTTGTGTTACTTCGACTAAAACAGTCAGCAGCGCCATTTGAGCATTAGCACAGCGTAATTCCTCTGTGCGTTGTTTCAGTAAATCGTAGGTTTCGGCTGCTCTTTGGACTACAGCCTTCAATTCTCCAGGGTCCCAAGGCTTGGTAATATATTTGTAGACTTGCCCTGCATTAATTGCTTCTACTAAATCTTCAATATCAGTAAAACCTGTAAGGATAATCCTCACTGTATCTGGGAACTGAGGTACAGTCTTACTGAGAAACTCAGTTCCCTTCATTTCTGGCATCCGCTGGTCAGAGATGATCACCGCCACCTCTCCTTCTGCAGCCAGCATTTGCAAGGCGTTCATCCCGCTATCAGCTTTAAGAACTTGAAAATCCCGGCGAAACGTGCGATACAGCAGATCTAGATTATCTGGTTCGTCATCAACCACCAGGATTTTGAGTTTTTTTGGTCTATCTAAAGTTCTTAATTGACGACGATCTATATTAGTTTCCAAACTGAGATTATCCATAGATGCCTTAAAATATTTACTTTCTTGTTATATTCCATACCAAGTCTAGTTGATAATAGATTACCCAGCCTTGCGGAAAATTGCGGATGTCGTTAAATAATAGGGAACTAGGGATTGGGTAATGGGTAATGGGTAATGGGTAATTGGGTGTTTGGTGTTTGATGTTTGTTATTTCCCCTTGTCCCCTCATCTTCCTCATCCCCATCTTTTACACCTGCATTTGAGTACAGGGTTTTCCGGCTTTTTTCCTATAGAATAAGATTTGCCGAGCCGGTATTAATTATTAACGTATGACTGACCTACCACCCAACGCTCAAAATCCTGACAACGCTGATTCAGATACCGCCCAGGAGTTGCTAATAAAGTTACGGCAAAAGCAAGGTAACTGGGTGGAATGGGGTCAAGCGATCGCTTATTTGCAAAAAAATGGCTACAATCCTCAAGAGATTTTTGAAGCTACGGGATTTGAGCCAATTCAACAAAATCAGGTGGTTGTTGGTTCTCAAGTTTACAATTCTTTAGAAAAAGGTGGGGCATCAGAGGCAACGCGATCGCATTACGCCGCACGGGGCAGTGATATTTTATATGAGTTACGCTTGCTTACCCATGAAGAACGCGCTGCTGCTGCTGAATTGACTTTCCAGCACAAACTCGACATGGATGAAGCAAGGGAAGTAGCCAAAGCCTATAAAGAGTTTTCCCGCTTCCGCATCTTGCCTGAGGGATTTTCCAATCATCCTGGAGATGCTGTAGCTTATACTGCCTGGAAACTAGCAAGGCAAAACAGCGATTTTCAAGAGCGATCGCGTTTAATTGCTAAAGGCTTACGGTTTGCACACACGGCATCGGCTAGGAAACAAATTGAACAATTACTGACAGATTTTACTGTCGTTCCTAAACGTCCGGCACCGCTGTTACCTTTTTATCGCCTAGAGTCTGAAGAAGAATTACCGAGAATTGTGCCTGTAGCTGGTGAGTTGCCATTGACACCAAACGACTTAAAATCGGTGCCATTAGTGACAGAAATTCAACCATTTCGCATGGTTAAATTTACTGGCGAACAAGCTTGGGTACCATTACCAGGTTGGCAAGTGCTATTGAGTGCCGAAGACCCAGTAGTGATTATAGCGAATAGCGATCGCCTGCCTAACCAAAGCCAAAATCAACCCGGACAAGTTTTAGTAGTAGTAGATCGTGCCCAACGACAATGGGATGCTTCCAGCTACTTTATATTAGATAATTCTGGTGAATTAGAGATTCAATGGTTTGAAAATGACCCAGAAATTCCCTTGTTAGGAAAAATTATTATCATCTTGCGTCCCAAGAGAATCCTTGATGAAGAAATCACCAAAGATTCTTGGCAAATTGACGAATAATCAATAATGATTCAACTTCCGCCCTGTCTTCATTTTTGAGGACAGGGCTTTTTAATCCCCAATCCCCAGTACCATTCCCCCTTACCCAAACAACCCACTCACATAATCAGCTGTTCTTTTATTCGCAGGATGATTAAAAATCGTTTGTGTCTTGTCAAACTCTACTAATTCGCCCAAATACATAAACGCCGTATAGTCAGAAACACGGGCGGCTTGCTGCATATTGTGGGTGACAATCAAAATTGTGACTGTTTCTTTTAGTTGAGTAATTAACTCTTCAATACTAGAAGTAGCGATGGGATCTAAAGCCGATGTAGGTTCATCAAATAGTACAATTTCTGGGTCAGTTGCTAAAGCGCGGGCAATACAAAGCCTTTGCTGTTGACCACCAGATAGGTTAGAAGCTAAATCACGTAATCTATCTTTAACTTCATCCCATAACGCTGCACCACGCAAAGCCTTCTCGACTTTCTCATCAATAACTACGCGTTTTGTTTCACCTCGTACCCTCAAACCATAAGCTACATTTTCGTAAATAGACTTAGGAAAAGGATTAGGTCTTTGAAACACCATGCTAATCCGCATCCGGACTTCAATTGGGTCAACCTTATTACTCAACAAATTAATTCCATCTGGTTCTAAACTAATTTCTCCGCGATAACGATTCCCCGGATAAAGGTCATGCATCCGGTTGAAACAACGCAAGAGAGTAGTTTTACCACATCCAGAAGGCCCAATCAGCGCCGTTACCTGTTTATCGCCGATGGGCATATTAATATCTTTTAAAGCGTGGACTTTGCCACCATAGTAGAAATTGAGATAATTAACCGCAGCTTTAATCGGTTTTTCTAAGGTTGAAGATTGTTTTTCTACCATTTGATTGTTTTACGTAAACGATAGCGAAGATAAATGGCTACAGCATTCATAGCCAAAGTCATGGCAATTAGTACAATACCTGCGGCGGCGGCGTTGACCTGAAATGCTTCTTGGGGACGAGACACCCAATCAAACATTTGAATGGGTATAACTGTGAAAGGTGCTAATAGCCAGGAAAAGGAGATAAAAGGAAATTCCCCTTTAATTGGAGACTCGGGAAGAAAGGCAATAAATGTCAGTGCGCCTATAGTAATTAGAGGTGCAGTTTCGCCAATAGCACGTGCTAAAGCTACAATAATTCCTGTGAGAATGCTACCAGTTGCATAAGGTAAAACATGATCCCAAATCATTTGCCATTTAGATGCACCAGCAGCATAAGCAGCTTCGCGGATAGTATTAGGAATAGCGCGCAAAGCTTCACGAGTAGTGACAATTACCACAGGTAAAACTAATAGTGCTAATGTCAATCCTGCTGTCACCACACTAGGGCCTAAATTGAAGCCATAGACAAACAAACCCAAGGCTAAAAGTCCATAAATTATGGATGGAACACCAGCCAAATTAGTGACATTAATTTCAATCAAATCAGCAAGCCAATTTTTCTGGGCATATTCTTCTAAGTAAATTCCTGATGCTATACCAATCGGAATTGCAGCCGATGCCGTTACTAGCATGACTAAAAGTGAACCAACCCAAGCCGAAAGAATACCTGCATTTGCTGCTCTACGGCTAGGAAAGGATGTAAAAAAATCCCAAGAAAGACGCGGCGCACCATCACTAACCAAGTCAAATATTAGTGCTAGTAAAGTCACAATTCCAATCAACATCGACAACAAGCCAACAATACTAAAAACATATTCAGAAAGCTTGTTGCGGTTAATAATAGCGCGGATTTGCCGCATATTATGAGTTGTCGTCATGCAATTCGTAATTCGTAATTAACTGACAAATGACTAATGACAAATGCCAAATGACAAACTAATAAATCTCTCGATAGCGCTTAGTCAGAAAATGACCAATGATATTAAATACCAAAGTCATTAGTACTAGAGTTAGCCCTACAGCAAAGATTGTTTCGTATTCCAAACTGCCATGTGGTAAATCGCCAAGACTGACTGCAACAATGTAAGCCGTCATGGTTGCGGCTGGTTCCATTGGGTTCCAAGTGAGATTAGGTTGACCACCAGCTGCGATCGCGACTATCATCGTTTCACCAACTGCACGAGAAATTCCCAAAATGTAAGCGGCTGATATCCCAGAAATCGATGCTGGGACTACAACTCGTAAGGCTGTTTGCAAGCGAGTCGCACCAGTCGCATAAGAACCCTCGCGCAGATGTGCAGGTACGGCGCGCATTGCATCTTCACTCAGGGAACTTACATAGGGAATAATCATAATTCCAATGACTAAACCCGCACTCAACATATTAAAACCAGGTAATTCTGGCAAGATTACCTGTAATAAAGGCGTAACAAACAGTAAGGCAAAATATCCGTAAACTACTGTAGGAATCCCTGCCAATAATTCTAAAAT contains:
- a CDS encoding TetR/AcrR family transcriptional regulator, which gives rise to MGRSTQSKPASNKPRQVRDAEVTKKQILDAAEAEFARNGLSGARTEAIAKGAGVTTAMIYYYFESKEGLYQAVMQRPAVEMHEWFQKLNLDSLPPEEALKLVIKEAIAYETAHPQRGMLWFQEANQNQGKYFKLGNWQDNFGYLIKILERGMAAGCFRQIDPFLVTLQIAGVCTFYFNAHENLKHVRPDLQLLSPEIIEQYTEQAVNLILAGVRRE
- a CDS encoding Rieske 2Fe-2S domain-containing protein, producing MEPILPGALWLIAHKSMLGIHRPNKITLNGQDYVIWQNVKGEVFALNNVCPHMQAPLSNGWVCQERDTIVCPFHALEFDGKGRLCQIDKKDTQPISKPLEVIVSNDCIWTYGGYEPRLPIPDLHQKVVNEYEFLGVTGEKIIKGDFLSNLMVNYDYNHQNGTHKDLFKITSCNVTAFEPQGYYAKVTQNLTRADNTWKEMLQNPVVGILPKIMHNQLEYAFPSTTVLFSKAPIADIAQFHILYPETEKITRTFILMYAKFMNPMMKLVFKNSVLQAAATVVEQDSTAVETLYPREKPKIRLPNEEIMFYAEKLYRDW
- a CDS encoding Uma2 family endonuclease; the protein is MNDLILDLRPTIELTDEQFFQICQNNRDLRIERTAEGELIIMPPTGWESGNRNSRLTQRLGNWADADGTGLTFDSSTGFKLPNGANRSPDASWVSRERLTALNPDPAKFLPMAPDFVAELRSATDSLETLRRKMQEYIDNGVRLGWLIDPQNQQVEIYRPEQEVEILKSPNSLSGEDVLPGFVLNLAQILT
- a CDS encoding DUF445 domain-containing protein — translated: MDWSHLWLYVSPPILGGIIGYFTNDIAIKMLFRPYRAIYIGKQRLPFTPGLIPRNQERLALKISNTIMGSLLTPEELQNLARRLLQTERVEGAILWLLKLALDQINSEDKNQKSAKIVGGILRDLLGESLPRLLKVLAQREDFLEVQINQIFDQILLEFQLSEEQSIRLADWLLQVVLPPDVLRQTIVDFLTDRTIQTIDETFREKTSGTYWVVANLFGLRNTLTRLRAFCLDEKEATNARLQELIQELQIRDRIKKLLQNLSLQNLPIGTVRQLRKTTRESVRHYLQTSGSDLLQGLTDSVDWENIASLLLNRLSTSPVVSSSLEVVSQELALILERYLEKDLEAIVAQVIPILSIDQVIVDRVKSTSPADLEAAIEGIVKSELQAIVTLGGVLGVIVGLGQTLFLLFNQQ
- the ubiE gene encoding bifunctional demethylmenaquinone methyltransferase/2-methoxy-6-polyprenyl-1,4-benzoquinol methylase UbiE, with product MTQEIRVIFDRIAPIYDQLNNWLSLGQHRIWKEMTIKWSNPQPGDTCLDLCCGSGDIAFGLARRVGATGHVYGVDFSANLLAMAKERSQKQYPQPPITWVEADVLDLPFEDNKFDAATMGYGLRNVKDIPRSLKELYRVLKPGAKAAILDFHRPENPQLRSFQQWYLDNLVVPIATQLGVKEEYAYISPSLDRFPIGKEQVELAYQVGFAAVTHYPIVNGMMGVLVVSKL
- a CDS encoding response regulator, which translates into the protein MDNLSLETNIDRRQLRTLDRPKKLKILVVDDEPDNLDLLYRTFRRDFQVLKADSGMNALQMLAAEGEVAVIISDQRMPEMKGTEFLSKTVPQFPDTVRIILTGFTDIEDLVEAINAGQVYKYITKPWDPGELKAVVQRAAETYDLLKQRTEELRCANAQMALLTVLVEVTQAANSLEEILIPIATAFSQSFGSDACILQLIENNTLVATQGSYCEGGTVENWLAQDPLTNEAIATGNIQVSLNILKDPKLSSVSHYQNSGIQAHLIIPITYRNKAMGVLSLQWKQPHTLRDDELKLINLSAQLVAIALTSSFYHQTQM
- a CDS encoding RuBisCO accumulation factor 1; the protein is MTDLPPNAQNPDNADSDTAQELLIKLRQKQGNWVEWGQAIAYLQKNGYNPQEIFEATGFEPIQQNQVVVGSQVYNSLEKGGASEATRSHYAARGSDILYELRLLTHEERAAAAELTFQHKLDMDEAREVAKAYKEFSRFRILPEGFSNHPGDAVAYTAWKLARQNSDFQERSRLIAKGLRFAHTASARKQIEQLLTDFTVVPKRPAPLLPFYRLESEEELPRIVPVAGELPLTPNDLKSVPLVTEIQPFRMVKFTGEQAWVPLPGWQVLLSAEDPVVIIANSDRLPNQSQNQPGQVLVVVDRAQRQWDASSYFILDNSGELEIQWFENDPEIPLLGKIIIILRPKRILDEEITKDSWQIDE
- the pstB gene encoding phosphate ABC transporter ATP-binding protein PstB; translation: MVEKQSSTLEKPIKAAVNYLNFYYGGKVHALKDINMPIGDKQVTALIGPSGCGKTTLLRCFNRMHDLYPGNRYRGEISLEPDGINLLSNKVDPIEVRMRISMVFQRPNPFPKSIYENVAYGLRVRGETKRVVIDEKVEKALRGAALWDEVKDRLRDLASNLSGGQQQRLCIARALATDPEIVLFDEPTSALDPIATSSIEELITQLKETVTILIVTHNMQQAARVSDYTAFMYLGELVEFDKTQTIFNHPANKRTADYVSGLFG
- the pstA gene encoding phosphate ABC transporter permease PstA → MTTTHNMRQIRAIINRNKLSEYVFSIVGLLSMLIGIVTLLALIFDLVSDGAPRLSWDFFTSFPSRRAANAGILSAWVGSLLVMLVTASAAIPIGIASGIYLEEYAQKNWLADLIEINVTNLAGVPSIIYGLLALGLFVYGFNLGPSVVTAGLTLALLVLPVVIVTTREALRAIPNTIREAAYAAGASKWQMIWDHVLPYATGSILTGIIVALARAIGETAPLITIGALTFIAFLPESPIKGEFPFISFSWLLAPFTVIPIQMFDWVSRPQEAFQVNAAAAGIVLIAMTLAMNAVAIYLRYRLRKTIKW
- the pstC gene encoding phosphate ABC transporter permease subunit PstC; this encodes MIGAKPTRLSPKLLRNLRERAIEFVLFLAALSSVATTIAIVAILVYESILFFQKVSIWEFITDTQWTPLFDDKHYGIWPLVSGTLVTTVVALLVAIPLGTIIAIYLSEFAPPIVREVIKPILELLAGIPTVVYGYFALLFVTPLLQVILPELPGFNMLSAGLVIGIMIIPYVSSLSEDAMRAVPAHLREGSYATGATRLQTALRVVVPASISGISAAYILGISRAVGETMIVAIAAGGQPNLTWNPMEPAATMTAYIVAVSLGDLPHGSLEYETIFAVGLTLVLMTLVFNIIGHFLTKRYREIY